From a single Leishmania infantum JPCM5 genome chromosome 36 genomic region:
- a CDS encoding putative dipeptidyl-peptidase 8-like serine peptidase yields the protein MPPTALKSYMVELSRYMDAFTSASGKPQHLTIVGDRVYWTQGKQQELYSAPVGLEVAEAVRVIASEEQEVGEEEQLTKEEEMLRERTRSQTTGIKNFHVRWSDGAIFYTSGVEVYVYYQNGPRAGKTPLKLFDYMSEEDKTHFKAMGSKPNLFVQAIKSFDESHPSTHTVMTFVNNNNVYKATLTESPASEEAPLAVAVEQITHIGDDLHQCGVADYIIQEEFSRYTGHYATDRYIVFSYIDSSHMRSVALLSSLGSPEVPEAEPACQTYATETEEMPYSRVGDPNARTTLVVYDIATKQMRLLPDVAIRKAAPWTEYILRFGFKDAETLYVSVVSRAQEDYAVMSCPIAALPTIAKEEDLRSLYSDTGGPVTANIIGDAAAPGLHVEWKQRIDFAWVECQPGVPVHYGKVYDVLCRHAAETETAHYHLYARPAGDGNPEAWKPLTAGAWNVCAGTQHVCEDRVYFLANAEGRLKRTLYSVPLSLESAPRIADALTRLTPLDEHVYSYCVKGDHLYYVSSTAAAPAKLYASCVSAPQKRAEVTVPSWIATTPGTDPATTADPTHYFGGLPVVTPQIVTVTSRRGVPLSAAVFVSPSAPKDAPGPLALLIYGGPHAQLVFENDYETRCKAPVQVLLQHGISVAVVDNQMSNANGLRDLSICKKNFGNFETHDYVDVTQYLCSTPASESGCPANFRFDAKRVAIFGWSYGGYAALLAMCQAADVFRIGFAGAPVGDWKLYDTGYTERYMGTLYREDSSAESGASRNRNEAYMTSTISHYAGGFPEECNRLYIAHGLLDENVHFGHSCHVVKALIDNAKPYSMLVYPGERHGLRQNRRSRLHHDALLVKTLEEQL from the coding sequence atgccgccgacggcgctgaAGAGCTACATGGTCGAGCTCTCTCGGTACATGGACGCCTTCACGTCTGCATCGGGCAAACCGCAGCACCTCACGATTGTTGGCGATCGTGTCTACTGGACGCAGGGcaagcagcaggagctgtACTCGGCGCCGGTCGGCTTGGAAGTCGCCGAGGCGGTCCGTGTCATTGCCTCAGAGGAGCAGGAAGTcggggaagaggagcagctcaccaaggaagaggagatgctgcgcgagcggACGCGCAGCCAGACGACGGGCATCAAGAATTTTCACGTTCGCTGGAGTGATGGCGCCATCTTCTACACGAGCGGCGTCGAAGTGTATGTCTACTACCAGAACGGGCCGCGTGCCGGCAAGACCCCTCTGAAGCTGTTCGACTACATGTCTGAGGAAGACAAGACTCACTTCAAGGCGATGGGCAGCAAGCCAAACCTCTTTGTGCAGGCCATCAAGTCCTTTGACGAGTCGCACCCGAGCACCCACACCGTCATGACCTTTGTCAATAATAACAATGTGTACAAGGCAACCCTGACGGAGAGCCCCGcaagcgaggaggcgccaCTGGCCGTCGCCGTGGAACAGATCACGCACATCGGCGACGACCTGCACCAGTGCGGTGTGGCGGATTACATCATCCAGGAAGAGTTCTCGCGGTACACGGGGCACTACGCGACGGACCGGTACATCGTCTTCTCCTACATCGACTCCTCCCACATGCGCTCTGTGGCCCTGCTCAGCAGTCTGGGATCTCCTGAGGTGCCGGAAGCGGAGCCGGCGTGCCAGACCTACGCGACAGAGACGGAGGAGATGCCGTACTCCCGTGTCGGTGACCCgaacgcgcgcacgacaCTTGTCGTGTACGACATCGCCACGAAGCAGATGCGTCTGCTCCCTGACGTCGCCATTCGAAAGGCGGCACCGTGGACGGAGTACATTCTTCGCTTCGGCTTCAAAGATGCAGAAACGCTTTATGTCTCCGTCGTGAGTCGCGCACAGGAGGACTACGCGGTGATGAGCTGCCCCatcgcagcgctgcccaccaTCGCCAAAGAAGAAGACCTGCGGTCCCTCTACAGTGACACGGGCGGTCCAGTCACTGCGAACATTAttggcgatgccgccgcgccgggGTTGCACGTGGAGTGGAAGCAACGCATTGACTTTGCGTGGGTGGAGTGCCAGCCCGGGGTGCCGGTGCACTACGGCAAGGTGTACGACGTGCTTTGCCGCCACGCAgcagagacggagacggcgCACTACCACCTCTACGCCCGTcccgccggcgacggcaatCCAGAGGCATGGAAACCGCTGACGGCGGGAGCGTGGAACGTATGCGCGGGCACGCAGCATGTGTGTGAGGACCGCGTGTACTTCCTGGCGAACGCCGAAGGTCGCCTGAAGCGCACGCTCTACTCCGTGCCGCTCTCGCTGGAGAGTGCGCcgcgcatcgccgacgcacTGACGCGCCTCACTCCGCTGGACGAGCACGTCTACAGCTACTGTGTCAAGGGTGACCATCTCTACTATgtctccagcaccgccgctgcaccggcgaAGCTCTACGCGAGCTGCGTCTCAGCACCGCAGAAGAGAGCGGAGGTCACCGTTCCGTCATGGATTGCCACAACGCCAGGAACCGACCCGGCCACAACAGCAGATCCAACCCACTACTTTGGCGGCCTGCCGGTCGTAACTCCGCAAATTGTGACCGTGACGAGCCGTCGTGGGGTACCACTGAGCGCAGCGGTGTTCGTCTCGCCAAGCGCGCCAAAGGATGCACCAGGGCCACTAGCTCTGCTCATCTACGGCGGACCACATGCGCAGCTCGTGTTCGAGAATGACTACGAGACCCGCTGCAAGGCCCCGGTGCAGGTattgctgcagcacggcatCTCTGTTGCTGTAGTGGACAACCAAATGAGCAACGCTAACGGGTTGCGTGACTTGAGCATCTGCAAGAAGAACTTTGGCAACTTCGAGACACACGACTACGTCGATGTGACTCAGTACCTCTGCAGCACGCCGGCGTCCGAGAGCGGTTGCCCCGCCAACTTCCGTTTTGACGCGAAGCGTGTGGCGATCTTTGGCTGGTCCTACGGCGGCTATGCAGCCCTCCTCGCCATGTGTCAGGCGGCGGATGTCTTTCGGATCGGCTTCGCGGGTGCGCCAGTTGGCGACTGGAAACTGTACGACACAGGCTACACAGAGCGCTACATGGGGACCCTTTACAGGGAGGACAGCAGCGCTGAAAGCGGTGCATCGCGAAACAGGAACGAGGCGTACATGACGTCCACCATCAGCCATTACGCCGGCGGCTTTCCCGAGGAGTGCAACCGCCTCTACATCGCACACGGCCTCCTCGACGAGAACGTGCACTTTGGCCACAGCTGCCACGTGGTGAAGGCATTAATCGACAACGCCAAGCCGTACAGCATGCTCGTGTACCCCGGGGAGCGCCACGGCCTGCGTCAGAACCGCCGATCACGCTTGCACCACGACGCACTTCTCGTCAAGACACTAGAGGAGCAGCTCTAG